One stretch of Prunus persica cultivar Lovell chromosome G1, Prunus_persica_NCBIv2, whole genome shotgun sequence DNA includes these proteins:
- the LOC18790585 gene encoding uncharacterized protein LOC18790585, protein MENENISDQREESGVPNQDSQSLDLEALQATSELNKFTMDDKGSASISTEEIVGRDQRTELVVEEEKSPNMSGVLLGRTEGLKSEEEDAVKAKFLNGKENSTEDGSVCGQENSTEDGAVADQQGLHPPLHSEIAEQKHAADSELRHSCSSEGDGKEIVGSDEIVKGEVVESVFLNEKMVGSDENLGLITGSGSVGGQEKTENGKGVVTDQQDLNNLVPEISEKEQIGSGSGSSLSGSGGVTDQNFEFGMRADDVTADQRANEADESNQEWRDIKEAIMRADQLDLESIGLKIERRVRASVEDMVRYPQMNSKTMSLSIGDWERILEADQVPMQRELGELKKKNVEITFENLSLEAQIDGEQRKMQALKALSEYMEGKLGVIKEAELDKGKTIAELEEETKTEVEKEKNEIHELQELVNVEESKETELKVEMPSKTPGLLHRPKLLMSAGIVITAILYTALKMKRR, encoded by the coding sequence ATGGAAAACGAGAACATTTCTGATCAGAGAGAAGAAAGTGGAGTCCCGAATCAAGATTCTCAAAGTCTTGATCTTGAAGCTCTTCAAGCGACATCAGAACTGAACAAATTCACCATGGATGATAAGGGCAGCGCATCGATCTCGACTGAAGAAATTGTGGGTCGTGACCAACGTACTGAGTTGGTggttgaggaagaaaaaagtCCAAATATGAGTGGGGTTTTGCTGGGTAGGACTGAAGGGTTGaaaagtgaagaagaagacgctGTGAAAGCAAAGTTCTTGAATGGAAAAGAGAACAGTACTGAAGATGGGTCAGTGTGTGGACAAGAGAACAGTACTGAAGATGGGGCAGTTGCTGATCAGCAAGGCCTCCATCCTCCTCTTCATTCTGAAATTGCTGAACAGAAACACGCTGCTGATTCAGAATTGAGGCATTCTTGTAGTTCTGAAGGAGATGGGAAGGAGATTGTGGGTTCAGATGAGATTGTGAAAGGAGAGGTGGTGGAATCAGTGTTCTTGAATGAAAAAATGGTGGGTTCGGATGAGAATCTGGGTTTGATAACTGGGTCAGGGTCAGTGGGTGGACAAGAAAAGACTGAAAATGGGAAAGGGGTAGTTACAGATCAACAAGACCTCAATAATCTTGTTCCTGAAATTTCTGAGAAAGAGCAAATTGGTTCTGGTTCAGGGTCGAGTTTATCTGGTTCAGGAGGAGTCACAGatcaaaattttgagtttggaaTGAGAGCAGATGACGTGACAGCAGATCAGAGAGCAAATGAGGCTGATGAATCCAATCAAGAATGGAGGGATATCAAAGAGGCTATCATGAGAGCAGATCAGCTGGACCTAGAGTCTATTGGCCTAAAGATTGAACGTCGGGTGCGAGCTTCGGTTGAGGACATGGTGAGATATCCCCAGATGAATTCAAAGACAATGAGTCTCTCTATAGGTGACTGGGAGAGAATTCTGGAAGCTGATCAAGTACCCATGCAGAGAGAACTTGGAgagctgaaaaagaaaaacgttGAGATTACATTCGAGAATTTGTCTCTCGAGGCACAGATAGATGGAGAGCAAAGAAAGATGCAGGCATTAAAGGCGCTTTCTGAGTATATGGAAGGTAAACTTGGTGTTATTAAGGAAGCAGAACTTGATAAGGGGAAGACCATTGCTGAacttgaagaagaaacaaaaactgaagttgagaaggaaaagaatgaGATACATGAACTGCAGGAACTAGTTAACGTGGAAGAATCAAAAGAGACTGAGTTGAAAGTGGAGATGCCATCAAAGACCCCAGGGCTGCTGCATAGGCCTAAGCTGCTGATGTCTGCCGGTATCGTAATAACTGCTATACTTTACACAGCATTGAAGATGAAGCGAAGGTAA
- the LOC18792662 gene encoding transmembrane emp24 domain-containing protein p24beta3, with translation MEGRQKGWSGNALMLMGLLLVSFVGKIASLSVTVNDIECVYEYVLYEDDTVSGNFVVVDHDIFWGSDHPGLDLIVTSPGGNTVHTSKGTSGDKFEFKAPRSGMYKFCFHNPYSTPETVSFNIHVGHIPNEHNIAKDEHLDPINVKIAELREALESVTLEQKYLKARDVRHRHTNESTRRRVVMYTVGEYIALAAASALQVVYIRKLFSKSVGYNRV, from the exons atggaggggAGGCAGAAGGGGTGGAGCGGAAATGCTTTGATGTTAATGGGTCTTCTTCTTGTGAGCTTTGTCGGGAAAATCGCATCTCTTTCGGTGACAGTAAACGACATCGAATGCGTATACGAGTACGTGCTCTACGAAGACGACACCGTTTCGGGGAACTTCGTGGTGGTCGATCACGATATTTTCTGGGGCAGCGACCATCCCGGCCTCGATTTAATC GTGACATCTCCTGGGGGTAACACGGTGCACACTTCAAAGGGAACATCTGGAGATAAGTTTGAATTTAAGGCCCCAAGAAGCggaatgtacaaattttgttttcacaatCCTTACTCAACACCAGAGACTGTCTCTTTTAACATACATGTTGGCCATATTCCCAACGAGCACAATATTGCCAAAGATG AACATCTAGACCCTATAAATGTTAAAATTGCTGAGCTTAGAGAGGCATTGGAGTCAGTTACATTAGAGCAGAAGTACTTGAAAGCACGTGATGTTCGGCATCGTCATA CAAATGAGAGCACAAGGAGGCGTGTTGTGATGTATACAGTGGGAGAGTATATAGCGCTGGCTGCTGCGAGTGCTTTGCAAGTTGTATACATTCGCAAGCTTTTTAGCAAATCTGTTGGATACAATCGGGTTTGA
- the LOC18789853 gene encoding uncharacterized protein LOC18789853: MERTHSMMIVAVSLLKWMYMKPPIQKNDESLSRRAQKSGRWRKQGYHLQQRARQERLNNSRKWRGMDPSNLLHLKEDGECKPGNTDRIASESYPEGASDVINLDDDDDGDKDLLSREVQSENVHEDVVCRKVSLKKELDVGNCSSVSIDSNTVDKSDEKDFCEFDASLIPGQEVSAKQDEGTSSEISKSTTHHKRAFDGHHDNLRQLKYPRSRAADSTNLSGKYS, from the exons ATGGAAAGGACACACTCAATGATGATTGTAGCAGTTTCTCTGTTGAAATGGATGTATATGAAACCCCCCATTCAGAAGAATGATGAAAGTCTTTCTCGTAGAG CTCAGAAGTCAGGTAGATGGCGGAAGCAAGGGTATCATTTGCAGCAGAGAGCTCGTCAAGAGCGCCTGAACAACAGCAGGAAGTGGAGAGGTATGGATCCTTCCAACTTGTTACACTTGAAGGAAGATGGAGAATGTAAACCAGGCAACACAGATCGTATTGCTTCTGAATCTTATCCTGAAGGGGCATCAGATGTTATCAAtctggatgatgatgatgatggggaTAAAGATTTACTCTCTAGGGAAGTTCAAAGTGAAAATGTCCATGAAGATGTTGTATGCCGTAAAGTGAGTTTGAAGAAGGAGCTTGATGTAGGAAATTGCTCATCTGTCAGCATTGACTCTAACACAGTAGATAAAAGTGATGAAAAGGATTTCTGTGAGTTTGATGCATCATTGATCCCTGGTCAAGAGGTTTCTGCTAAGCAAGATGAAGGTACATCGTCAGAAATATCAAAAAGCACAACTCACCACAAGAGGGCCTTTGATGGGCATCATGATAATCTGAGACAGCTCAAATATCCAAGATCTAGGGCTGCTGACAGTACAAATTTATCTGGCAAGTATAGTTAA